One genomic segment of Panicum virgatum strain AP13 chromosome 2N, P.virgatum_v5, whole genome shotgun sequence includes these proteins:
- the LOC120661114 gene encoding chitinase-like protein 1 — MKRRTRNKIILWSLAVTAVAVLVGGTIALVLTAGTWKAKIKKSQEKICNKGWECSGSKYCCNDTITDFFKVYQFENLFAKRNTPVAHAVGFWDYQAFITAAAFFEPQGFCTTGGKQMQMMELCAFLGHVGAKTSCGYGVATGGPTAWGLCYNHEMSPDQIYCDKTYTQYPCVEGAEYYGRGAIPVYWNYNYGAAGDGIKEDLLHHPEYLEQNATLAFMAAMWRWMTPIKKSQPSAHEAFVGTWKPTKNDTLSKRLPGFGATMNILYGESICGRGFIDAMNVIISHYQYYLDLMGVGREHSGDNRDCAEQAPFNPSSKPDDQQQQQQQSGS, encoded by the exons ATGAAGCGGAGGACGCGGAACAAGATCATCCTCTGGTCGCTGGCCgtgacggcggtggcggtgctggtGGGCGGCACGATCGCGCTGGTGCTGACGGCGGGGACGTGGAAGGCCAAGATCAAGAAGTCGCAGGAGAAGATCTGCAACAAGGGGTGGGAGTGCTCGGGGAGCAAGTACTGCTGCAACGACACCATCACCGACTTCTTCAAGGTCTACCAGTTCGAGAACCTCTTCGCCAAGCGCAACACCCCCGTCGCGCACGCCGTCGGGTTCTGGGACTACCAGGCCTTCATCACCGCCGCCGCGTTCTTCGAGCCGCAGGGGTTCTGCACCACCGGCGGCaagcagatgcagatgatggagCTCTGCGCCTTCCTCGGCCACGTCGGCGCCAAGACCTCCT GTGGGTATGGCGTGGCGACCGGAGGGCCGACGGCGTGGGGGCTCTGCTACAACCACGAGATGAGCCCCGACCAGATCTACTGTGACAAGACCTACACCCAGTACCCCTGCGTCGAGGGCGCCGAGTACTACGGCCGTGGCGCGATCCCCGTCTACTG GAACTACAACTACGGTGCGGCGGGCGACGGGATCAAGGAGGACCTGTTGCACCACCCCGAGTACTTGGAGCAGAATGCAACGCTGGCATTCATGGCGGCAATGTGGCGGTGGATGACACCGATCAAGAAGAGTCAGCCATCAGCGCACGAAGCGTTTGTGGGCACCTGGAAGCCCACCAAGAATGACACGCTCAGCAAGCGCCTGCCTGGGTTCGGAGCCACCATGAACATACTCTACGGCGAATCAATCTGTGGCAGGGGATTCATCGACGCCATGAACGTCATCATCTCGCACTACCAGTACTACCTTGACCTCATGGGGGTTGGCCGTGAGCACTCTGGAGACAACCGCGACTGCGCTGAGCAGGCCCCGTTCAATCCCTCCAGCAAACCAGAtgaccagcagcagcaacagcagcaatcagGAAGCTAG
- the LOC120661115 gene encoding methyl-CpG-binding domain-containing protein 2-like, producing MESSKSPQSSKTSRVVVPSDTNGSRFDNDNFSSECASNQMVVFNPEAGDKEQDELGESRAQKSGIIRGISPSIGAFTVQCAKCFKWRLIPTKHKYEEIRERIIQEPFVCKRAREWRPNVTCNDPEDISQDGSRLWAIDKPNIAQPPRGWERQIRIRGEGGTKFADVYYTSPTGRKLRSLVEIDRFLQENPEYVAQGVTLAQFSFQIPRPLRQDYVKKKPKLVNPSDEASTIMSKSFQPEEVSPISWAVPTAHEGDASEEASRADETIGSEEIELTRKRKAGSSLSEESNHLSDEQKPKLEDAQNGDTST from the exons ATGGAAAGTTCTAAATCTCCTCAATCATCAAAGACGAGTCGGGTTGTCGTGCCTTCAGATACTAATGGCTCTCGATTTGACAATGATAACTTTTCTTCTGAATGTGCATCAAATCAAATGGTCGTTTTCAACCCTGAAGCAGGAGATAAAGAGCAAGACGAACTGGGTGAAAGCCGTGCACAGAAATCAGGCATAATAAGAGGGATATCGCCATCCATTGGGGCATTCACTGTCCAATGTGCTAAATGTTTCAAATGGAGACTTATTCCCACAAAACATAAGTATGAAGAAATTCGTGAACGCATTATACAGGAACCTTTTGTATGCAAACGAGCTCGTGAGTGGAGACCCAATGTAACGTGTAATGACCCAGAAGATATATCTCAGGATGGCAGCAGGCTTTGGGCTATTGACAAACCCAATATTGCACAACCCCCTCGTGGTTGGGAGAGGCAGATCAGGATAAGGGGTGAAGGGGGCACCAAATTTGCTGATGT GTACTATACCTCTCCTACTGGAAGGAAACTGAGGTCTCTGGTTGAAATTGATAG GTTCCTCCAAGAGAATCCAGAGTATGTTGCACAGGGTGTAACTTTAGCACAGTTTTCATTCCAAATACCTAGACCTCTGCGGCAGGACTATGTCAAAAAGAAACCGAAGTTGGTAAATCCAAGCGATGAAGCAAGTACAATTATGTCTAAGTCTTTTCAACCAGAAGAAG TGAGCCCCATATCCTGGGCAGTTCCTACAGCACATGAAGGAGACGCTAGCGAAGAAGCTTCTCGTGCTGATGAGACAATTGGATCAGAAGAAATAGAGCTAACCCGGAAGAGAAAAGCAGGAAGCTCGTTGTCagaagagtcaaaccatctctcTGATGAACAGAAACCGAAGTTGGAGGATGCTCAGAATGGAGACACATCTACCTGA